GAGGACAAAGGTTCTACAAGCAATCGCACAGTCAATTCAATGCAGTTGTCCCCAACAGCACAGCACTACCCTTTAAAGTGTCTACGTTaactataagtcggaaaggttACCGATAATTAACGGGGACAAATTACCTATTTTCTGTCTTTCCGTCTAGAAAAGTAATCCCGCCCTATATCAGAACACTCTAGTATTGTACGTTTTATCCTTTTGGAGCGAGCGCCGCTGTTAGTGACAAAAAACTATGAAATTGATTGCGATTGTCATAAGAACCATTTTTCAATCAAATCCTGATGGTTGTCCACTATCCTGATGGATCAAAAGGCCCAGATGCTGGAGCTGTTATTTGGGTCAAAATAGTGAATATCATTAGTATGGTTTTGTAAacataatgatttaataaataaaagacCACACAATACATTGTCTATTTTTTATAGTTAAATGTTCTACTTAAAAATGTgaagttatttttgttttattttcttcttaaatacttCACTTTAACCTATCTTTCCTTTCCCAAATTGCTTTCTAGACCTAAATGCCAActtaaatatttgatgtatttttgaaaatgaaaaatattcttttcttgTAAAAGGAAAATTTGGATTTTAACCACTTATCTTCCAACCATCATAGAGTGGAAGTGGAATGATGATTATGGATTGGGATAGAATCGAGTGGTATAGGTGAGGGggacaaaaaaaaattagagACACGGACAATTTCACTGCAGTTTCTGTTTTCACAGATTCAATATAAGTTACTTTCTTTCCTTTGAGTAATTAAATAGTAAATTATAACCTGAACTAGAGGAGCCTTCTGTTTTCGAGTCATTATATGGTCACTATCAAGGATCGTTTGCCATCAGTTCAGTCTCTATCCCACTGGTGAGTTGTCAATAAATCTGTTCGGAAGAGCTTGCCATTGGGAGAAATAGTAGGAAAACAATCACAGCTACTGGTGGAAAAACATATCTGCTGATCTAACACCAGAGAGATTTACATTAGTTTATTGTAATACGTCACTCCTCGAATCAACATTTGCAGCTAACTATCAAATCCTCGTGTCCATTTTTTGAGATTATAATACactaacaataatatatatataatggacaCAAAAAGGCAGCTGACAAAAGGCGCTTGACACCACAGATGAAAAGCGAATATGAACAGCGACTATCTGATGATAGTTTGCAAAACATGCACATTTGCAATAGAACTGagaaattaattatacaattttgGTAATGGTCAGTTTTATAAGGAATCCTACATGCCTAATTAAGCTCTGCTAATTACTAACTATGGTCGCTATCATGGAACGTCTGTGCTATCGGGTGTCACTGTCGACTTTTCTTCATGGTATCGCTATCCtgaaaatatgatgaaatatcatttgaaacaattattacatgctgatttttttttatttacatttttatttacattttatttacatttttatttacattttattttacaattttttatttacattttttatttacatttttttttcatttttttttttgtttttgatattttttttggtttttttgtttgttttttttgtttttttttgttttttttctttttttcataaaattttttAAACCGTTGTAATACCCCAGAACATTTGAAGACTGGCAAAGGTTGGGGCCTTGGGGTCAgccatttttaaaatataaaacagatgTACTCCTCGCACGTCAGGGGGGTATTTCATTCATCACACATTGACATTATAGACTTCTCTCTTTCTGTCtacttctttctttctttcttcattctttctctctttcttctttcatctttctttcttctttcttctttttcttcttcataTATCTCTTTCTTCTTAAAAGCTTTCTTTttccttctttctttcttctcttaccctctttcttttctttacttctttctttctctttctttctataCAAAAGATATCCCCTCGCGCAGGGGTGCTTTACATTCATCACACATTGACATAAGAGACATTCTCTCTTTCtgtctttctttctctttctcttctttctttcttctttcttctcTCTTTCTTACTTTcctctttctctctttcttacttttttttctctctttctttctttctctctctttctttctataAACACAGATGTCCCCTCACAGGGGGGGCTTTCAATTCAACACACATTGACATTAGAGACTTTCTCTCttctcttctttctttctttctcttcttTCTTTCCTCTTCTTTCTtcctctttctttcttttctttctttctttctttctttctttctttctgttttctttctgtgtttctttcttctttctttctctttcttctctttctttctttctatctttcttactttttcttttctttttctttctttcttgtttctcctttcttcttttcttttcactttctctctttcttactttctttctttctttctcatgtatttaaatacatgCTGCACTTTTATACTTCCTTTCACTCCTTttttacatacaatttaattcTACAACTTCCGTCTCTTCCTGTCGTCCTGGATTTAGATGGCATGTGGTGGAATTGGGAGCTGAGCGAGGCGGGGCGGGACGGGtaattatttaaggatatcACATTTCCTTAAATGGGGGGGAGCAGGGTGGGGCGGAGGAATACGGGGAATTATCTAAGGATATCACATTGCCTTAAATGGCGCGGGGGCAGGGTCAGGTGGGGAATGCCGGTAATTATCTAAGGATATCAAATTTCCTTAAATGGGGCGGGGCAGGATGGGGCGGGGAATGCCCTTAATTATCTAAGGATATCACATTTCCTTAACTGGGTGGGggggcggggcggggcggggAATGCGCGGAtaattatttaaggatatcACATTTCCTTAAATGGGGCGGGGCAGGGTGGGGGGGCGGGGAATGCCGGTAATTAATCTAAGGATATCACATTTCCTTAACTGGGGGGGGCAGGGCGGGGCGGGGGGGGGGCGGAtaattatttaaggatatcACATTTCCTTAAATGGGGCAGGTGGGGGCGGGGGGGCGAGGCGGGGTGGGCatataattatttaaggatatcACAATACCTTAAGTGGGGTGGGGAGGGGGCGGGGCGAGGCAGGGGGTTGGAAGGGCAAATGAAACATTCATTGTATTTTAAATGACCACCATTTTAGTAGCaaactttgaacttcttctcaagttctatcaatacaattaagctaaaatatgtcctgaaataatcctgacatggtcccaacccAAGTgttcttaaaaacacattttgaatttcaaggATGGGCGCAAAAGTCACCATTTtgaaaaactttttatttatatctttcCCATGTTACTGGTGCCGAGATTGGCCGATGACCATTAATTAGGTTCCTTTCAATTttggggtagttgccaggttCTGACCTCTCTGGTCAGCGATTTCTTTCCACCTTTGACCCTGGCATGTacataaatgaccctggctgttaataagacataaaaCTAATCGAATCAATTCTTTACACTGTTTTTGAACACGTCAACTGTGAGTGTACACAAAGTAGTTGTTAGAATGTTGAAGATAAATATGTGCTGTGTTTGTGCTAGGGCAGGGTAATGTGAGTATTGTTAGGGAgagggacaaaaaaaaaaaaacctattgaCTACTTTCTGTACACTTCAGTTGAGTCAAAATTTTAGCATTGAACACAAGTTGTACTGGGAACCATTGCATACACAATGTATGTACCTTAAATAACACCACAGTTGTATTACTGCATGTGTTCATTGTCCCTCAAAACCTTAAGTACCaatgtttttgtctttttttcagcaacgtacatgtataaattacaaccaatcagaggcctccgtaTATCACATTGGCGGCCGATCTATCCGAAAATATGGTCATGCTGTTCGGCATCCCTTTAATCCCCATTTACCAATTTATACCAGAAAGTGGaccctggcagccatcttggaattccTATCTCATAAACCCTTTATGCACACTCCCACGAGTATGCCTGTCAAGTTTCAAGTTTCTGGATAATCACTCCAAACCCTAACAGATAATGTTTACCTCAAACAACCTCATAGTTGTATCACTGCATGTGTCAAAGAGTGTACATTTTTGGGCAAGGGATTAGGGTTGGGACGATTATTGAGGGGTTACCACATCCTCAAGCAACATCAGTCCATGGACTTAACAAGGATATTACAGTACATCACATTACGTAATCCTTGTGCCAGGCTGGTGCCCTCCTCACACGGCCAGACCTACGGACGGACACAGGGGCTGGAGTGGGTGGTGTAGCTGGCTCATCGTCTGCAAGGCTAGGGCTATCCTCTCCTCTGCAGTCAAACGAAGCGGTGAAGTACACAACCTGCAAGAACACAAGCTGCatttcagtaaacaaataaaggtGCATAATACACAATATTTGGTAGATATTCAAGTGAGAATCTGGCCTAAGCATGATCAGATATGTTTATGTGCACATGGTTACTGATATCACTATTTGAATATGTAGACATGAAGGATAGggaaggcaaaacaaattatttttatttatttgcatatCCCATTGTATAACAATACAGATATTTTGTGATCCCCAGtttagaatatccctattcttcatgTATCCCTACAGTACACTGTATATGAAAAGGTATCATTTCTATTGTACCTCGATTGGTGatatttttacagtacataaataTTATGACATTTTCTAAGAAAACCACGACTCAAaataaattctccaaacatgaaaaattttgttatgttttaaacatGAATCCAACTGATTGTCTACTTTACAATAATATCAGATTGGTGTCAAataaatcttattaaaatacagatccttataatcacTCCGTTACATAGCAATAGAGAAAATTCACTTCCCAGATTCTGGAAGCAGCAATTTGACTGGACAATTTGAATGGttaccagaacgtgacccctaatgggatgttgtcagatccttatCGAATGGagtgatacatgtaataaggatatgtattttaatcgtATTGGTCTGAAATTGGAGTTCTAATTGCACAGAGAAAACTATATATGTTAATGTACGTATGTGTACCCAGCCTGACCACATGATACATGATGTATGCTTTAAgatgacaccattatctgtctagaaGTCTTACGAGCTAAAATATTACTGTTAACAGAGAACTTTTTTCACAGTAGAGAATATCGTATTCTACACTTAGCGTTAAAATGTAACATCTTACCACGGCCTCCGACAGAGACAGACGTTGGCTAACCGCAACAGCAAGCGACGTTGCTGCTCGGCTCACCAGGCTCAGGCCACGGAAGGACACAGCCTACAAGAACAAGAGCAACAGAAgttcagtaaacaaataaacaattaacacaCAATATTCTGCAATTATTTAAGTAAGAATCTGGTCGAATGAATTGATCAGGTATGTTCATGTGGATTAGATTAATTGATATCAGTAAAAGAAGACTAAATGAATAGAGAAGTTGGGGATAATCTACCTTAGGgtcatattttaaatgtttacattatcaTGAATTATATTTTGTGATCCAGAGGGTAGAATATCACTATCATTCATATACACAGTAGctcgagatactctggccctgacaccagacttagacattatgacagataccAACAggtagatgtctggtttagggccagagcgcaatgctatatcaaaacgtggaataagccgacactgTTTGGTATCGGGTCAGGTCATCcccgattcagactgaccaccgagaagcaccactaaccttggtctattcaacaaatgaataatttatctacccaAATACAGTAATCCGTCGAGATTAAAGGCGATTTACATACTTAGAGAAAATGGCAACGACAACGtgggaaatttaaagtttcgGAAAAGAAACTTAACTGTATTGACACAAAAGAATGTGCATGTGTTATAAAATGGATGGATttgagtagataaattattcatttcaaagatcagagccaaaatttatacaagttctgttccacttcccccaaggatgtttgtggcataATGGCCCGTTACCAAACCATGTCATAAACTCTAGGCTGGTGTCGTCAGGGCTAGAGTATCTCAGGCTTTACACAGATTAAAGAGTCATATGTTCCCTTTCCATATATGAAATGGTAGTTGTGGCTTATATACTGGAATTAACAATCACAGTAGACACTGACATGTTATTTTCGATTTTTCTccaaatgttgacggacggtgTGTATATATGGTATGCGCCATgacagtatacatatgtatataaaatgttaaaactatATACTTTAGAGAGCCAAACGCTTGTGGTTAAACATTTATGACCGCTAAAGAAATGATCAATAATTAAAATCTCTGGCGAAGTGATAAAAAATAATGGTACACTTTCCGTCACATACAAAGCTGATTGATTTAAATAGACTGATACCCTTGTTATACAATTATATGCATCAATATTTTATCTCTATTTAATTAAGGAAATCtctatttaaataaagatatcccTATTTCAAATTTATCTCTTTCAAAATCCTTGTCCAATTGAAAAtagaattttaaataaaaatcaaaatatagatatcttCAATTGAGTTAgagaatatttgaaatacaggtacaaaatgtatctcaatttgaATTTAAGACATCTGTATTTGAGTCATTCTCAGAAAAGTTCCAAATTACTGTCTTTTCTATATATTGACAATAATTGccattttagaaatattttaataggAAAAGATTTATGTATGAGGCTTAAAACTGACTTTACCAAGAAACTTTTAATGcactttgttttgaaaataacaattatgttgaagtttttttttcaattcaaagTAGGTCAATCACAGGAAATGGGCTTATCACCAGAGAAATTACCCAAATTCATACTTAAACCTggcaatgcaagttaaaaagtatgcatttggaatttaagaaaaacaatgaatttttttttttttaattgctcCTGAGACATTCCCCAGTTATGACAGTGTCGTAtc
This DNA window, taken from Argopecten irradians isolate NY unplaced genomic scaffold, Ai_NY scaffold_0104, whole genome shotgun sequence, encodes the following:
- the LOC138311764 gene encoding uncharacterized protein, giving the protein MESFTALFIAMELIFQCISKAFVRGKAVSFRGLSLVSRAATSLAVAVSQRLSLSEAVVVYFTASFDCRGEDSPSLADDEPATPPTPAPVSVRRSGRVRRAPAWHKDYVM